ACACGTCTATGGTCCTGTTTGTATCTGAGGATGTATGATTAGATGCCTGGAGGATATCTCCGATTGTTGGATGACACATGGAAACTGTAGGTTGCCAATATATGTaaggagaaagtttcctccttcactccctgagcgtctgttctctgtaaCTCTGGTGAGTGgcttccatctcctgtgagaggAACTGACTGAGAGGCACAGCTTCAACTGTCACAATCAGCTGcagttgaagagtgaagctaAACTgtggatcagttaaaaagactcagaagttattaaaaaccagagttcaTCTCCAATATTCAACAGGAAACTGTTaaacatgaagaattctgaTCAGTGTTTGGTGGATTTTttaaacagctgcagctcttcaggttcaggaagcaaattttttttttgggcaTCTATACCAGAAAAGTGAATCCTAATCACAAGCTGTCAGATAACTGTCGTCCTCATCAACATGAATATCAGCAGATCTACTGAAGGCCCCCAAGGCTTCGTGAAAAGACTGGATGGTCCATTGATAAGAAGGGATTTCTGATTCCTGCTCTAAATGATCTCACCAGGATTTGCCCTCCTCTTACTCACTCTGTCCTTCTTCCTTTGTGACGTCCTGGTCACTTCCCGTATTTTCTGTACATCTGACAGATATTTGTTACTTTACAAATTCAGACTTACTgattttcagcagcagaataaTTCAAACTCATCGCTGACATTGAGTCAAAGAAATATCATCTCACTGGTTTATATCGTTATCTTCTGACACATTCGATACCAGTTGGACGAATTTCACTGTTTCCTGATTTGTATTCATCTCCATTGAATTTGTATTTCAGACAGTGTAATACATTTATATCttgcttttctcttcttttttcttaatAAACACCACTCAAGTTCCTCTATGTCCTGTGCTTTTCCTTCACACATCCTTCACACTGCTTGGGACAACAGGCATCGTTTAAAATCTAATGAGAAGATTCTTTTAGTTTCACATGGTCTCAAACCTCAGTTTAATCTCTATTATCAGAGCAGGTATTTGTTTCAAGATGTTTTCTAAAGcatatgtttctgtgtgagctGCTCCAGGCTGCTCATGGCCACCTGCTGGAACTCCACCAGACTCTCACAGGCACACAGGTCCTTCACCTCGATCTCCCCCTGACTCTCATCGGCACACACACGTCAGTACCATCATCCACATGGACGCACATGTCACCCTATGTTCACCTGGTCCAATTTCACTTTATGATACGATCATTAGTCACTTTAACTATTTTACCTTCACTTCACCAGATGTCTGAATGCTTCAGTTATTGGTCACTTATGAGGAAACTATTGAGGCCCATTTCCGCCACTgtgatgacaaaaataaaaatctgtatatcataattatgacttagcatctcattattatgagatagtatctcattattatgacttagtatctcataattacgacttagtatctcattgttatgagatagtatcttaTTATTATGACTAATTATCTCATACTAAGTCATACAAATTAGATActattgttgtaaccacacacttgaccttgtattatcgtacggtggcggaattgaacatttaacagtacttccgcgcaatccaatTTTATCaaaccataatttaataacctttgatttttcattatctgaatatatgccaataataaaatactcattttctagatgtctacctgatagtgctgtagctacatttaaggaaataattccgattacatttaaacccgtactATCCGTCGATATAAACAAcacattctttaaaaacccaatCTCAACTGAgatcgatagctctgcagactcataacgattaacattagactcaatagcgcctctaaaaatgaaacatgtcaaacatagtaaattagctccatgGTATAATTCCAAGACCCATGAGTGaaaatcagctgtgtgagtttttccaggaaaataatatatattaagactttcagtctgggtttaaagccaatcacagcacagagacagcctaggcaaaagtcactaatgaccttcttatagcttcagatcagggatttgtgtctgtcctcgttttGTTAGATCTTAATGCAGCATTTgacatagcagtggaaatttactgagtgtgtcctgataatgtttcctagtggaagcataaaTAATGACCATCACATTTATTACATTAATTAGCATTGAAGGAATAgccctaaactggtttaaaccGAATTTTTATGATCGCTTCCAATTTGTGCAATTAAATGATGAGTCATTtatgcgcaccaaagttaaccatggtgttccacagggctctgtgctcggcccaattttattctcattatataacatataacatataacatactCAGTAAATTTCCACTGCCATGCGGATgtcacccagttatacttgtcaataaaacctgaacaaagtaatcaattaactaaactcatgtctcaaggacataaaaacctggatgacccgcaattttctcttaaactcagataaaacagaggttataatacttgacCCTAAACACCTAAGAGAGACATTATCTCATGATATAgatgcgctagacgacattgcccttgcttccaattaCCCACAcccaggaacttgggagtgataattcacacttaaaacaaaattctagggccgcctttttccacttgcgtcaTATCTCAAAAACCTtttttcgcaaaaagatgcagaaaaactagtccacgcctttgttacatcaagactggactattgtaattcattattatcaggctccagcagtaagtcgttaaagagagcacatttctccagtattagcattgCAACACTGggttccggttaaatctaggatagaatttaaaattctccacCTCACCTTCAatgcccttaataatatggcgccattttaccttaaagagctgttagtaccttatcaacccattagagcactccgctcccagaattcaggcttacttgtcgtccctaaagtctctaaaagtagagtaggagccagagcttttagccatcaagcccctctcctgtggaataatctctcactttcagttcagGAGGCAGAAATGTGTAAGTCGTTTTTTTCGTGGTTCATGTGTAACCTGTGTCACGTGACCTCTTGATGAAAAGTGGAAGTGACATTTGTTTGTGCTCCGGCTTGAACTAACTCAGTTTTTCACCCAAACCACCACTCTCTGAGCCTTGTGATGCGGTGTGTTGTACAGGTATGACGGGTAACAGACCACAGGTCTCGAGGGTGGCGGAGATAATCATGAAGTCAGTGAGGGCAGGGATGAGGGAGACGCGCCAGATGAGAGCGAACAGAGCGTAGGCTCGCTGCATGTGCACATCTGGACGTGGTGAAGAGGTCAACAAACGGCGATGTAAAGCTCAACCCCCATGCCGGCCAGGTTCAGAGGACTCCTCCTGCACAAAGAGAAACGTGACCCAGGtggcatttatttttttaatcaagaataACTGCACAAAGTTTAATAGATTCTCATCATCTCATTACATGTATCTTGTATATTTGTTGTGTTAAAGTCTGACAAGCAACTGAATACAATCACAACTTTTCTTGTTGAATCTATTTCGTATCATTAATCTGAATCTGCAACATGATTAAATACCGTATGTCAATATGCTGCATTGAACCAGAGAACAAGTGAAAGTTTCAGAAATTAAACTGAATAATATAACAATACAACATGATTTATATAGGACCTTTCATACATGAGCTCAAAGAGCTTCACAATGAATTGACATTAAAGACAAAGAcctgataaaagaaaatggtggaAGGTAAATGGTTAGTCCACTAAAAAGTACCTCAAAGGATACCtaactaatgaccttttaatagcctcagatcagggacctgtgtctgtcctcgttctgttagatctcagtgcagcattcgatagaattgaccatcaaattttatgacaaagacttaaacagttaattcaattttattctcattatatatgcttccactaagaaacattatcaggacacactcgttaaatttccactgctatgcggatcacacccagttatacttgtcaataaaacctgaacaaagtaatcaattaactaatcttcgagcatgtctcaaggacataaaaacctggatgacccgcaattttctcttattaaactcagataaaacagaggttataatacttggccctaaacaccttagagatacattatctcatgatatagctgcgctagacgacattgcccttgcttccaatgaaacagtcaggaacttgggagtgatcttcgatcctgatttatcctttaatagtcacttaaaacaaatttctaggatcgcctttttccacttgcgtaatatctcaaaaaaccgacatgtcctttcgcaaaaagatgcagaaaaactagtccacgcctttgttacatccagactggactattgtaattcattattatcaggctccagcagtaagtcgttaatgactctacagcttgtccaaaatgccgcagcacgtgtcctgacgagaacaaagagaagagagcacatttctccagtattagcatcgctacactggcttccagttaaatctagaatagaatttaaaattctcctgcAAACcatcaaggcccttaataatatggcgtctttttatcttaaagagctgttagtaccttatcaacccagaattcaggcctacttgtcgtccctaaagtctctaaaagtagagtaggagccagagcttttagccatcaagcccctctgctgtggaataatctaccactttcagtttgggagcagacaccatctgtccgtttaagagtaggctctggtgactgaggactggagtggcgtctggtctggatggtggatcgtggtcctgctggttgctgaccatggactgtgattgcagcgggactgcttggcatctcatgttggggttgtccttcgggatgtttaccctcatcaatgctgctaacaactttaatcttgatgatgttttcctacacgtggcatctattgcacttctgtccgtcctgggagagggatccctcacatgtggctctctctgaggtttctacgtatttctaccctgtaaaagtttttttaagtagtttttcccTGCTCTTGctgtgagggttaaggacagagaatgtcacaccctgttaagccctatgagacgaattgtaatttgtgaatatgggctatacaaataaaatttgattgattaactACTTGTTAACTTCCACTCTCTCTTTTATGTATTCATCATCTCATGTGTCACGTTGTGTGTTCTGGtcttttgatttagttttatatTGTTGTAGTGGCTGAACTCtgtctcattttctttttcacatatTCTTTTTGTATTCAAagatagatatatttatatattctaaaacatgGAATTACAGGAGAGAATTAAATCTATTTATAGAAATTCATTCTTTTTGAAGGTCACTGGATTTAATCTGTCAGAAAAACAGGTACTTTGCTCTGTGACTTGAATATAACACAACTGACATTTGACCAGACCTGCAGTTCATTAATTATCTGATTAGTAACTGACATATCTTTAGATTTCACATGGATGTAACATAGGTCAGGAAATTACAGTTTAAGAAACACACAACCTAAAATATCTTAAAATAAGTTCTTTGTTCAGAGATAAGGTCTGAAGAAACCTTATAAACAGAGTTATTCATTCTCTCTGGATCACAGTCACCCACTTGTTGGTTGTGACTAAGGTGAGCAGCAGGCTGCCGCAGGGAGCTAAGCTCAGAGGAACCGTGAAGGTAAGGATGTGTAATGGAAGAATTAACTAAGTATGGTTGAAACCTATGGTGTAGTTGAAAAGTACGTTTTATGACCTATatctacatacatatacaacATGTCCAAATACTTTATGACCTGAATTGTTTAATGGTCTGAACTGTTTATGACCTGACAACTGTCAGACCCTTTTTATCACTTATTTACTCCCCAAAGAACTGAATGTATGTGTGCTTATCTCCAAAGAAAACATGTAAATCTGTTGTCtgtgtttagatttctctctcaACCTACGCCTACAGAACCAGCAATTCTCCAGCAATTTGTCTTAAAACTTTGTCATCATGAATGTTTCCGTTACTTATAGATAATTTTCTCAGAATAGAGCAGATGTGAATTTATTTATCGTCATGTGAAGTTCGATCAAtgacagatgtgactttaaagttttatttccgCAACAACAGCAAAGCGAATATTCTTCTTTCCCTCCTCGATGACTGGAAGTGAACAGGAGGTGAAGGTAATGTTCAAATATTCCCTTCGTGTGGCCGTTCCCTCAGACTCCAAAGTATTCaatttacatttacagtttacatatttcatatttagatttttgtttaAAAGTGACTGAAATAATCCTTCAATTAAAAAAGTACTGGTTTCTAACCCTGTGACAACATATGTGATTGTGGAGGTATACGAGCATATCAAATGTGGAGAAGTTCTACCTGTGAGATTAAAACACAGTTATCATCATGCTCTGTTTAAGATCTGGAGCTCATCCGTCCACTCCAGACTCAAGTGTTGATCTTTGGATATGAACGAGATTATAAATATCTGTTGTACTCAGGAAACAAGTTCATATTTTCAACAGTCACCATGAGTTCATCATGTTTCTGTGCAGGAGGGATTCAAACcacactgagagacagagcCGTCACTCAGATTTGTCTGATGTGGTTATTTGACCTTCAGGTTGACCTTCTGCACCACAGGCCTGACCCTGATGATACTGCCTCGACAAGCCAGGGCCCGGGTCCAGTACTTTCTGAATAGCTCGTCCCTGAAACCGTAGATGATGGGGCTCAGGAAGCGAGGGATGATGTAAACGAGCAGGAAGAAGATGTAACGAATCTCTAGGCTGAGCCGAGGGAAGAGGGAGATGAGCGCCGCCTGCAGGGAGGGAACCACGAAGGCGAGCatgcacagcagcagctgagagaaacagagatgaAGGACATGTCTTTACAGTTTTATAATTAAGAGCAAACTTATGTGAGGTTGCTAAGGACTTCcagctcagatttttttttcaggtaCACATGACCTGTGTACCTACCTTGTACTTTCTATTAACTGAGATAAAAATGTGTATATGGATTCTAATGCAGTTTGATTAAGAGATACTGAACCTTTCAATGTGTTTTGAGCTGTAAAATAACTTTGACACTTATTACCAAATTTATAAGAAATCGACATTTGTGAGTTGAAAATTGCTCATATTGTTTCAACCTGTCCTGCAGGATCAGTGTTATGTAGAGTCGACAGTTTGGGATGTTTCAGgacatttattaatttgtgtccCCGACACCTGACAGAGGAACCGAACCTCGCCCGCCAGTATTcacaatctctctctttctataacTAAAGCTTTAGAGGATCGGAATGTAGACGGACCATGCAGGCTGAGCTCCTTCTTCAGACAACAGTCCAGTTAATTGTGATTGTTAGGAACGTACATAATTTGGGTATTCATGTTGTTAGGGGTTCATATTTAGGGAGGCAAAGGGCTgcagtgtttcctctcagagtccaaacacatgcaggctTGGTTGATTGGAGACTAAATTGTCTGTTGATGTGAACGTGAATGGTTTTTTGTATCTGTTGACCCTGGCGACCTGTGTCCTCGTCCTCTCGCCCAGTCTCAGCTGATCGGCTCCAGCCTCCCCCGGtgcagatgatggatggatgggtttATGGTTGGGTTAGGGGAGTTCACCCAGGGCAACATAACATCTAAAACCACCACTGTGTGACACCTACCTGGACCCCGTGGAGCAGCACGGTGTTCCTGGCTCTCGTCACCGAGGCCAGGCCCGTAGAGGCCGCTCTGGCCGTCAGCATGATCTTACAGTAGGTGAAGAGCAGTGTCAGAGCCACGCACGACAGGTACGTCCCGTCAAACACACAGTTCTTGTAGTAGATGGAGCGGTCGCGGAAAAGAAGCGAGTGGTCGCAGAAAACGGTGGTGTGGAAGAAACTGGGGGGCTCCTTGACGAGGGTGATGAGGAAGTCGGTGACGGGCGGGGTGGcggtgaggatgaagatgacgcagatgaggaggagggtgcGAGGCACGGTGCACATGTGGCTGTAGTGCAGAGGGAAGCAGATGGAGATGTATCGCTCCACCGCCATGCCGGCcaggatgagaggggtgaagcGGGTGGTGAGGACCGCCGTCAtgatctggggggggggggagtggtcaGAGTAGTCAGGTTAGTGAGTAGTCAGGTTAGTTTGCAACAGGAAAGGCAAAGCAAGGAATTGTCTGGGGCCCCCAGCTGTAAGGGGCCCCTGGAAATTGATATGCCCCAGGCACCTTTTGTCTGGGAGCACCAAAGTCCCAGAACGCTTGCAGCTGGTGTTTGTCAGACTCGTGTGAACGAGGTACGATGTGGACTCACCAGGAGGCAGCAGACGGAGGCGTGGATCTTCCTGAAGATGTAACTGGCAACGTAAAGAGCTGTGACCAGGGTCAGCTGCAGAGCGTCGTTTATCACCATGCAGATGAACATGATGTATCGAGGGTTCTCATAGAAGAGGCTGCAGTCAGAGAGGGAGAACTCTTTGATTACACTTCATAGACTGAAAATTATGATCATTATATATTTGCATATTGTTAATATCTACATTATTCTCTTAATGAATAAAATCATTGTTTGGTGCAGTCAAACTATTTCAactttatatgtatttatattgaaattccaaaataaaacacaattatttACTGAATCGTGCACCAAATCCTCACTATCGGTTCCTTCTGTGCCTGAGAGAATTACTGAAATGATCAATAACTTTTCCAAATTCTGTCAAATAATCTTCTGTGGATGAAGTAATGGTTTCAGCTGCAGGTTAGAGGACCCTGAACAAAGTGGACTCATGTTAAAGGAAATGATTTCGACCTTCATAACTgagcacatgttttttttatttagaaatttgATTACTTTGCTCATTTGATtatgtatttgttgtgtgtgaCAGGTCAACTTATATTTCTTTTGTACAGTACACGAGcatcatgctcctccaaaaaaCGTATAAATCAATGACAGGATCTGTATATTTAcagtagaaacacacacattacttgtgctgtgtgtttgcagtctCTGTGTTTAGATGCAGCATCTTTAAGTTTGTTCAGAGACTAAATCTGAAGCAGGTCAGGTTTACATTGTGTGTTCAGTGCACCTGTGTCGGAGGAAGGTGTGCaccatgctgctgttgatgacACTGAGGGTGAGCCACACCAACATGGCCACTATGTTCTTGGTCAGAGCATTAGAGAAGCTGTCTTTCGGTAcagccacagcgccccctgtcaGTGAGAAGCTGCTGTTACTCAGCAGGGGGCccagagggatggaggaggtgaagttgAGCATCACTGACTCTGACTCCTTGTCACGAtctgaagaaacagaaaatcatAATGTTTTAGAGACATATACAAACAGTTGTATTCATGCAGTGTTTCATGGTTGAAATCTGCAGCGAGTCATTTTAATGATGACAGATTACAATATTAGAAGATTCACTGCAaggcacatttttttaaatgtatccaCACGTGAGAGTATTTGGGTTAAAAACTTTTCGACGAGATCAAGCATGAACATTGTATTTTATAATTCTGACAAAATCCATGCAGGGCTTTATGAAAGACTCTCAGGTTGACATAAGAAATGAGGTGAATGTaaatattgtaatgatttttatacaataaacacaaataaaatgtaaatatctaCAATCATTCACATTGTTCAGGATGGCATGGTTCACAGTGTTCACACTGCAGGAAGATCACAGGTAAATCATGTGTTAACTTATCAAACAACCTTTCAAAGCAGTGTAGTAACTTGACTTTCAAAcagacaaacgcacacagatGCTGATTTCCTGAATGACATTGCTCCTTTGTCAGGcacagatgaaatgattataaaACTTGTTTGATTCATTATAATAAATAGACAGATAACAATCTTAATAGCTTAGACACCTCACCATGTTCTCAGACACATGTATACTATTAGTAAATACTAAAATACAACAGGTTTACagtataaatgtattaatacgCATTGTACGACATATTTAAAGACTTACTTCACTCAGCATCCCATAAATATTCAGTGCACAGTCTGTaatgaaatgataaaacaaaTTAGAGCAGAGAAAACTTTGAGACATCTACAATTATCTTATTAACATTGTGGACACAAACTTACACATCCACCAAAGCAAGTGTGTGAAGCCCAACACTGCATAAAGAAATGATAACAGCGACGATGATGATATTTCATTCACAGACAGGAAACTTCACTCTCTGTGAGTCACTGACTGTCAGTGACTCCTCCAACACCCTGAGCCCTCGTTTATAACGTCTGTGGTAtttatgtgtgcgtgtctgtttgtgtgtgtgtgtgtgtgtgtgtgtgtgtgtgtgtgtgtgtgtgtgtgtgtgtgtgtgtgtgtgtgtgtgtgtgtgtgcgcgtgtgtgtgtgtgtgtgtgtgtgcatgtgtgtattaatcAGGTCGTCATAGGGGTAGGTTGAAGGTCATGTTTGAGTATGAGGAGACTTCAGATCCCTGAGCTGAAGAgatgagcagaagaagagacagatagatagatagacagatagatagatagatagatagatagatacacatGCAGAGACTTCTTTTAACTAATAATTAATTCTTAAATGCTCCTATAAGAAATACAAATCTAACTCTAGTCATTAAACTTATCTGTTATTGCAAATATTGCAGTTTATTTGCTGAGGAGTCACCCCTACAGTGGGCTGTACCATTGATGTAACCGTGACGTCATCTGTACGTCCGTTCGGTTTGCAGTGGAGCGCGTTCAGGTAACAACGTCACCACAGCTGGTTAGTGTGGTTAGTTAACTATTTCACTAAACTGTATATGATGACAGTCAGGTTCTGCACAAAACTGTGTCTAGTGATGGACGCTAACTTAGCCTGATAACTTCtgtttaactttagtttaaGTGACAGTTTTGCTAACGTTAGCCTCACATTATCTAAGTAGCTGTTCTCCATTTTACCTTTCTTTACTTATATAAACGGAGGATGTATTAATTGACATCATCAAAGAGAACTGTACTTCCTCTGAATTGTCTTGAGTGTATTTGTGATCGATTTTCTCCTTGTTGACATGGTTTAAACtaaagaggagagaacaggaAGTCCACACGTTTGCTGTTAAAACAATAAACCTGTCACAATGTGGCAGAAGGCCGATGTATCAAGGTCACAAACGGTTTTGCTCTACTGTGTTTAGTTTTGCTCTGATTATTGTGGAAACCACCAGAATCCAGTCTCCTTGATAACCAGTGGTCTTTCGGACGAGTTCTCCTGAACCAGCTGTCTCAATGATATTTGACTACGGTCCTCTGTTGGCCTTCCCATTTTGAAGAGTACATTACATTTGGCACAAGGTCATTAAAGGTTATATTcgctgtgacattttaatgttttccaTCAACACCTCAAGCTGTTATTCTCTAGGCCaatggaggttgtgttttcgtcAGCATTTGTTTGCCCATTGGAGGGAAAATGACTGACTCAGCGAGTGACCTAGTTTAAGATGGTATTTCTTGTCATTGGACTGCTTGGTGGAGGTTATAAATTGGGAGGAGAAATAGATGATGTCAAACGCTTGTCTTTTATGCACAAGAATCAGGTCTTTGAACAGGTTCTGGCGTAAACACTTCACAGACCTATGAAAGAAGCTCAGGGATTCAGTGGCCAGAATCACAAACAGATCTGTGATATCTGGAGCCGCGCACAGAAACCAAATCACCCCAATGACCATGTACGTTTTTCTCACTGTGCAGATTTGCGAGTGGCGCAAATGTTTGCAAATGGCAATGTAGTGCTTAATGGCCATGCTAGCTAAGTTGACTGGGGTGTTCCTGGTGGTGAAGACGGCCACCAGGATGAGGAGGCAGCAGAAAGAGACGTTGATCTTGTAGAAGATGTAGCTAAAGACAAAAAATGTGACAGTAACATTCAGCTGGATGGAGTCGTTTATCACCATGTGGATGAAGAGGATATAACGAGGGTCTTCGTAAAAGGTCTGGAAGAAGACAAGTGAAGAGGGAGGGGCGTGAAATGTGCAGGATACAGCAACAGCTCTTTGTGTACAAAGGCCTGCaactaacatttattttcatcaacagtTACTATGCCAGTGATCAAACAATTATATGTTATAgtaataaatgttatatttataaagGTTGATAAAGTGATTAGTTCATTTACAGAAAATGAATTGCCAATGCTTTCAACACTCAGTTAAAGGTCAATGTCActtattaaagaaaaatgttaaaatatttagTGTTTCCAGCTTCTAAAATGTGaggatttaatgtttttgtctgttgtaCATCTCAATGACAGATGTTTAGATTGAAGAATAGAAAATCCCTTTGAGTCTGTTCTattgtatgtgtgcgtttgtttttaCCCGGTGTCTGAAAAACGTGGAAACCAAGGTGCTGTTGATGTAACTGAGGATGAGCCACAACAGAACAACAATCAGGTTCTTCACAACCGCTCCGGTGAAGGTGTCTCTGATGTAGGTGAACTTATTCAGCTGCTGAGGGTGACAAGTAGCAGAGACAAAAAAGATTTTTAGAAACATAGAATCCTCAATCTGCAGATTCTAAtccttctctgtgttttgatcAGCTGACCTGCTTTCACACCTTAATATAGCAGAAggttaatatttagtttttcatgaGCACCCACAGGCTGTGAGTCAGCAGCATCATCCTCTCTTTTACActaccacacagacacagcttaaGCATTTTGAGGAAATGattcaaattcaatttaatCTCATGAGCTTATGTGCATTCCTATGAGTAACATGTCTGTTTACatcaaaataacagtttttacaGGAAGTCATTAGAGTTTActctttaatttcattttaaatgtggacTTGAATAAGAGAACATGATGGTGGCAAAATTAACTTTCCCACATTACTATTTGCATTGGTCTTAAAGAATTAATCAGCTCaagattttaaaaagtaaaaattaatcaaaaacaaatgttcagatcaaaataaataacattttcatattcCTTTCTAAACATTTAACAGTGAGACTGTTGCT
Above is a genomic segment from Pleuronectes platessa chromosome 16, fPlePla1.1, whole genome shotgun sequence containing:
- the LOC128458316 gene encoding uncharacterized protein LOC128458316, yielding MFIKTVLKRRLPSASDLDSGRNRTERGRSQSIMSSSVVPGGNMSFPHQQLNKFTYIRDTFTGAVVKNLIVVLLWLILSYINSTLVSTFFRHRTFYEDPRYILFIHMVINDSIQLNVTVTFFVFSYIFYKINVSFCCLLILVAVFTTRNTPVNLASMAIKHYIAICKHLRHSQICTVRKTYMVIGVIWFLCAAPDITDLFVILATESLSFFHRSVKCLRQNLFKDLILVHKRQAFDIIYFSSQFITSTKQSNDKKYHLKLGHSLSQSFSLQWANKC
- the LOC128458315 gene encoding odorant receptor 131-2-like, which gives rise to MHRDKESESVMLNFTSSIPLGPLLSNSSFSLTGGAVAVPKDSFSNALTKNIVAMLVWLTLSVINSSMVHTFLRHSLFYENPRYIMFICMVINDALQLTLVTALYVASYIFRKIHASVCCLLIMTAVLTTRFTPLILAGMAVERYISICFPLHYSHMCTVPRTLLLICVIFILTATPPVTDFLITLVKEPPSFFHTTVFCDHSLLFRDRSIYYKNCVFDGTYLSCVALTLLFTYCKIMLTARAASTGLASVTRARNTVLLHGVQLLLCMLAFVVPSLQAALISLFPRLSLEIRYIFFLLVYIIPRFLSPIIYGFRDELFRKYWTRALACRGSIIRVRPVVQKVNLKVK